From the genome of Neorhodopirellula lusitana:
ATCCAAAGTTCATCGACGCACTCGTGTCGATCAGCCCATAGAAGTGCAGGTCCTCTTCCTCTTGAAACAGCTTTAGAAACAGCTGGTCCAATCTTGCGTACAGATTCCAGTCGATCAGTCGTAGGTCGTCACCGGGGACGTAGTTGCGGAAGTCGGCAAACTCGACGCTTTGTCCCTTCCGGCGGCTGATCCGTTCGCCTTTCATTCGGCCGCGGAATATCTTCCGGGAGACGAGTTCAAGTCGCTCCAGGCGTTGGAGCATCGCGGGCGATAGCAGTGCACCGTTTTCGTCGTCGCCGCCAGCGCTGGCGTCATTGGAACTGCCGTCGCGGTCCGGCGAAATTTCGGCGGTGGTGTTAGGGATTGCCATGCCGATAGCTTAGCCGATTTCACCGCTACCTGAGACGTCGGGTTCATTCTAAGCTGATGGTTTCCCGAGCCGTTTCCGACCCCAACACTCCCATGCCCAAAGAACCGAACGAAACCCCCGAATCCGCTGACGCAACACCCGCGGACGCTACCAGTCCAGCGGGTTCAGGCAGCGTGGATGGTTCAGCTCACGTGGATCGCGAAGATAGCGTTGTCGCCGGTGAGCCAGGGGGCGCAGGGGTGGATGCCCAATCGGCCAATACTGCGGGCGACGAATCCCCCGGGTGCATGCCCGCCGTGGTGGCCGGAACACTGTTGATGTTGATGGTGGCATTTATCCTGTGTGGGGTGACGACGTGGATCTTGTTCCAAAAGCGAACCGAGATCGCGGCTCGTTCGTTGCAGGGGTTTATCCCCAATATCGAGCAGAGTTTGCTTGAGCCGGACGACAAGGCTCGCGTCATCGAGCAACTTGAACAGCTCGTCAAAGAGATGCAGAACCCGAACTACGAGCCTTCCGAAGCAGCAGCAGTCATGCAGCGAATCGTACGGTTGCCGATTCCGCACTGGGGCGAGCTGGACGCGGTCGACTCCTTTGTCCAGGCAAACTTTGATGAAGAGGATCGCGGTGAGGCGTTGAAGCAGTTGTCACGTGCCCGCCGCGCGATCGAGACCAACCAAGCAACCGTCTTTGATATCGTTGATGTGCTTGAGCCGGTGGCCGTGGTTGACAACACGCCCATCGGACGCGCCTTGAAACAACCGCTGAAACAGTCCGACGTTGTGGAAGTGGTTCAGCGAGCGAAGTTGCTAGGTGATCGCGCCGAGATTCCAGACAAGGCGTTCGCCCGGACCGACATGGCCACAATCTTGGAAAAGGAAATTCGGAAGGCCAAAACCATAGGCGGATACTAGGTGAGTCTTAGCTTGGCCTTCTTGTCATCGCCTCGTCTAGATGCCACTTCGGCATTGTCCCGGAATCACTTCCGGGCTCTTTCGTAGACGATGTCGTCAGGCTTCGGGCGTTTCGCTCCACATGGACTCTGTTTGCCTAGCGAGATTCTGCCTGAACTCTGGTCTGCCTGAACTCTGGTCTGCCTGAACTCTGGTCTGCCTGAACTCTGGGCCCCCTGAACTCTGGCGAGTCCAGCTACGGATTGAAGTCCAGCTACGGATCTTATTTCAGGATGGTTCCTGAGTCACTGGCTCACCCAGTCGCTAAGCTTCGTAGACGTTGATGGGGTCCGCGGTGACTGGGCCACTGTTGCCGCCGACTTGGTACAGCATGTTGCCGTTGTCGGGCAGGATGTCGATCGCGGCACCGGAATCGATCAAACCATTGACCTCCATGATTTCCAGCACGGTGCTAAGCACCTCCGGGTCATCCTTGCCAATTTCGTTCAGCTTCCTACCGACGATTTCAGGCCGGGCCGCAGCCGCATCGGCCATCTTTTGCGATACCTTGAATGCGGTTTCGCTCTTGATCAATCCAACGCGGTTTTCGCCGTCCTGTTTCATTGCACTGGTGACTTGAACGAGTCGCTTGACGACCTTTTCAGTGATATTATCGACCATTTGTCGGTCGGTGAACTCCACCTTGCGGATGTAAACCGAGCCAAGGCGGTATCCCCATTTTTCAGATAGCGGCGACACCGCTTGTCGGACGGTCCGGCTCAAGCTGTGGCGATCCTCCAGCATGGTTTCCATTTCAAGATTGCTGAGCGTTGAAATGGTCGAACTGGTTACGTTGGCCTGCAGCGAACCATCAGGATTGGCATTGATGAAGAGGTACGAGACAGGCTCTTCAACCTGCATTTCGTACCAAATACCAACACCCATTGGGGTGCCTTCTTCGGAATTCACCATCTGGCCACGCAGGTAGTGCTGGCGCAAAGCAGTGTTAACGACGTAACGCTTTCCAAAAAACGGAATTAGCATCGCGTGAGGGCCAAAGTGAGTGACCGGGAAATGCAGCCCGGCCTTGTCGAGCGTGCCGATCACTTTGCCAAACAGGGTGAAGACCTGTGCCTCGCATTCTTGCACGCAGGTGTAAATCCCGAACGCGCGAGCGAACCATAGCAGGATCGGTATGAAGAGCAGGCCGACGATGAAGAGGAACATGGGCATGGGAGTCGTTCCGGATAATAAGGGTGTTGAAGCGAATCCGCTTCGTGTGGGATTGGGAGGGAAGCTGGCGTGGGGTCACGCAGGCCGAACTAGCTCGATCGCTTTTGTTCGGTCATGACCACTCGACCGGCTCGGCTGAATAGCGGAACGCGTGCGTTCCGCAAATAGGCACGCAAGCAATCCGAGCCACCCTCCTTCTTGATCGACGACAATGTCCCGGCCAGTTCCTGCAGCGGAGCGACCTCGGCTTGAGCGTTGTTGGTTGCGATCTCAACCGCTCGGGCACTCATGGTGATCTGTTGTTCGGCGTCGGCACGCGCGGTGCTGATGTCGGCCGCAACTTGGTTCCGTGTGCTGTTAATCGCCGACAGGGCACGATCCACTTCCGGTGGTGGGTCGATCTCGGTGATCAATGCGGCGTCCAACTCAATGCCGTATCGTCCGGTTGTGCTACGGCACTGCTCTTCCATGTATTGATTCAGTAGCGGCAGGTTCTTTCGTAGGTCATTGATCGAAACGCCTTCGGAAAGTTCAACGGCGGTCCCGCTTGAGTTTTCGTCGGTCGTTGCTTCACCAGCTGAACCTTCCGCTTGCAGTTCAGTTTCGTCCACCAGACTTTGGCCGCGTGGGTCAACGAAGTTTGCGATTCGTTCCCGAAGCACCGAAACGAAATAGCCCATCACGTGTTCGAGCGGGCGGCTAACCCCAAACAGATACGGATAAAGGTTGTTCTCACTGACGCGGTATCGGATCTGTCCGTTGACGCCGGTGGTCAAGTTGTCCTTGGTCACCGCTTCGATGGTGCTTTGCGCCTTCGACGGATCCCACGAGATGTCGATCGCTTGAGTCGCCACGCTGACCTTGTAGACATTCTCCCAAGGCAGTTTGAAGTACGGTCCGCCGGGCCGGATGACTCGGACCTGAGGGTATTCGTAGCGTTTTCTTTCGTCTTCGCTAAGCGATGGATCGATGGGTGGTTGGATGTCAGGCGATTCAGCAACCATCGGCAAGATCTGCGCCGCACCAAAACTTGTCTTCACCGCTCGCTGGTCAGGCGAGACCGTATAAAGACAGCCCGGCAGTATTTTGATCGCCGCGTAAACGGCAATCCCGATAAAAAACCAAGACAAGCTGAGCATCAAAGACCTCTCCGAGTGACATCGAAATTACGGCACCCGATAGGCGGGTGTGGTCCAGTCTTTATAGCGATACCAACTGGGCCCTAGTAGGTAGGGCTGAAGCTCTTGCCGAAGAGGGCGTTGAAAACCTGGAATTGCATAAAAAAAGGACCCGGAGCTAAAAGCTCCGGATCCTTTTAATAATATAGGGCCGACAGGAATCGAACCTGCACTCCAGTAAAGGAACTGGATCCTAAATCCAGCGCGTCTGCCAGTTCCGCCACGGCCCCGGGGGAAGCTACTAGCCGTTAGCTACTAGCTTCTATTTCATCGTTGAGCGAAAGTTTTGGCAACTTTCGCCATGCGTCTACGTTCGGCTAACAGCTGATCGCTATCAACTAAGAGCTTTTTCTAGGCTCCTGGTTCGCCACCTTCAGCGGCGACGGTTGGGACAACCCAAACCTTCAGGCTTGCTTCGACTTCACTATGCAAGTGAACCTTGACTGTGTAAAGGCCAAGTTCCTTCAAAGGACCATCCAAGCGGATTTGGTCTTGAGCCAAGTGGATGCCAGCGGCCTTGAGCGAGTCCACGATTTCGTGGGGGCCGACGCTGCCGTACAGGTGGCCTTCGTCGTTGGCATTGGCTTCGATGGTGATCGATTGCTTGCCCAGTTCGTCGGCTTGTTCCTGATAGCTGCGAAGCTTTTCCAGTTCGATCGCACGCAGTTTTTCACGGTGCTTCTCGACCATTCGCTTGTGGTGGTCCGTTGCGATGGTCGCAAGGCCTTGTGGCAACAAGAAGTTCAACGCGAAGCCATTCTTGACTTCGACAAGATCGCCTTGTTTGCCGAGGTGCTCGACATTGTGGATCAACAGCAGTTGAACACCACCGTTTTCGCCCTTAGGCAATCGTTTGAAGTGGCTGTTGGCACGCCGGGTTGCAGCTTTGGTCATGGCTAAAAGTTCTGGAACTGGAAAGGGTATGTTTCGAAATCAATGATTGTCAAAGTTAAAACGGAATGTCGGGTTCGTCGTACCCGGGGCCGTCACCGGTCGGTTGGGCATCACGAGCAGGCTGTTGAGCCGGCGGTCGCGATTGTTGGTTGTTGTTGCCTTGGCTGTTCGGATTCGACTGGCGAGCCGGGGCACCGCCTCCGCCTCCACCACCGTTGCCGCCGCCTTTTGCGCCGACCATCTGCATTCGCTCGCCAATGACTTTGACCTTCGAACGCTTTTGACCGTCTTTTTCCCAGGTGTCTTGTTTCAGACGCCCTTCGATTAAAACCGGTGAGCCCTTGGAGAGGTACTCACTGGCAACTTCTGCTGTTCGTCCGAACAGCGTGATATCAAAGAACGAAGGGTCATCGACCCACTGTCCGTCTGATGTTTTTCGTCGGTCGTTCACCGCTAGGCCAAACTCCGCAACCGCCATTCCACTGGGTAGGTAACGAAGTTCGATATCCCGCGTCAAATTTCCCATCAAGACTACGCGATTGAAACTGGCCATTGGAGACGTTTCCTTTGCGGATCAAGTGAGAGGGGAATGGAACAGGATGGAGAACGGTTAGCTTAGGCTTCAGCGACGGCTTCGGTTGCACCTTCGTCTGCAGCGCCTGCTTCCGTTGCGGCAGCTTCTGGGGCACCCTCAGCAGCACCTTCGCCGGCAGGGCCAGCAAAGTTTTCGCCACGAGCGTTGGCCAGGATAGGCTCAACCAAACGTGGGTCCAAGCGGATGGTGAGTTCACGCACAACTGGCTCGCAAAGTTTGAAAGCGCGGTCGATCTTCGGCAGGCTGGGTCCGTCCATGCTGAAGTAAATTAGGTAGTAAGTACCTTTTTGGTGCTTGTCGATTGGGTAGGCAAGCTTCTGTTCCATCCACATACGGCTGACGTGAATGTCACCACCAGCTTCAGAGATGATTTCCTCGATTTGCTTGCTAACGCCGCCTGGATCGCGGGCATAGTGGTTGCTATCGAGAATGAACAGAGATTCGTAAGTGTTAACTTTGGCCACGGCTAAGGATCGCGGGAGAATCGGAGTGGAGGATGTGGAACGACGAAAAAGGGATCGGAAGCGACGAACGATAGGTGATGGGTGAAGAAATTACTAGGTTTGCGGTGGAGCGTTGTAAACGGTCATCGCTTCAGTGATTCCTTCTTTGACCCAGCATTCTATCGCATCACATGAGCGTGAGATCGCGGGGTCGATGTTCGTTCGTTCCTCTTCGGTAAAGTTACCCAGCACGAAATCGGTCACCTGCCATTTCGCCGGCGGGCGGTCAATTCCGATTCGAAGCCGTGGGTACTGGTCAGTACCCAGGTGCCGAATCGTGTCGGCGAGCCCTTTTTGGCCGCCGGCAGAACCGCCACGACGGAGTCGAATTCGCCCGCAGGCTAAATTCAAGTCATCGCAGATGAGGATCAGGTCCTCGGTTTCTAGTTTGTAAAAATCAATTGCCTTGCGAACGCTTTGCCCGCTGGCATTCATGTAGGTGTGGGGACAAAGTATCAGCGCCTTTTCGGAACCGATACGAACTTCACTGACTTCGCCTTTGAACTTTGGTGTCGGCGGCGTTCCCATGAACCTCCGAACGAGTTCGGAAGCTACCATGAAACCGACATTGTGACGGGTCTGTTCGTACTCTCGGCCAGGATTACCCAGCCCAACGATCAGTTTCACGCGTCGTCTTCTGCGTCACCACCACCCTTGCTGATAACTTCAGGCTCGGCACCCACTTGAACTTCAGTGCCCTCTTCATCTTGTTGAGCACGTGGGGCTTCAACGTGAGCCAAGACAGCATCGCCGTCGGTCAGCAGTTCAACGCCTTCAGGCAATTGAAGCTGGCTAGCAGTTGCGTTTTCGCCGAGGTGGAGTTCGTTAACGTCGAGAATCAGGCTTTCTGGAATCGCACCAGCGGAGCAGCGAACTTCGACTTCACGTAAATTTTCGAGCAGGATGCCGCCTTCGCGGGTGCCGGCAGCTTCGCCATGCAATTCGACCGAAACGGTCAGTTCGACTTTTTCTTTCAGGTTAACGCGGATCAGATCCATGTGAATCACTTCGATTCCCAAAGGATCCCACTGCATTTCGCTGACGAGTGCAGTTTCTTCGACGGCTCCTGTCAATTTGATCATTTTGCTGTGGTGACGCAGCAAACCTTTGACCTGTGACTGTGGAATCGCAAGATGCTCGTTGGCTTCCCCGTGACCGTAAAGCACGGCAGGAACGTTACCGGCTCGACGCAAGCGACGGGTGGCAGCCGTTCCAGTGGAATCGCGTTTGGTGGCTTGAATAACGTCCGTCATAGCTTGACCGGTTGATCGAAAGTAAGGGGAAGGGAGCGGATGTGAATTTTTTTGAAGCACGGCAGTATGGCGATTTTGGTCTTGGACGCAAGCCCAAACGACTCGGATGCCGCGGCATTGACAGATGACCGGGCAATACGCACGATTTTAGACTTCATGCGTAGTCCTTCCGATACGCTGGGAACTCCCAACTTTTGGGATTCCGCCGCCACCTGCCTGATATGAAATCGCCGCCATGCCAGCCAACGTCTCCGCTTCCAAGACGATCGTTTACACCCACACGGATGAGGCTCCGGCGCTGGCGACTCGGTCATTGTTGCCGATTCTCAGTGCTTTTACGGCATCGTCCAAGCTCTCATTTGAGCTAAAGGATATTTCGCTTGCCGGTCGGATTTTGTCTAGCTTTCCAGAACGGTTGAGCCAGTCGCAACAGACGCCCGATGCACTCGCCGAATTAGGGGAATTGGTTAAGCAGCCCGAAGCGAATGTGATCAAACTTCCTAACGTCAGTGCTTCGATCCCGCAGCTGACCGCAGCGATCAAAGAATTGCAGGCAAAAGGCTACGATGTCCCCGACTTTCCGGCTAACCCGCAAACCGACGAAGAAAAAGACATTCGCGGCCGCTACGCCAAGGTGTTGGGCAGTGCAGTGAATCCGGTTTTGCGAGAAGGCAACTCGGATCGTCGTGTCGCTGGGCCTGTGAAAAAGTACGCCCAGAAAAATCCGCACTCGATGGGCGAATGGTCGTCGGAATCCAAGACGCGCGTTGCGAGCATGTCGGACGGTGATTTTTACGGGAGTGAGCAATCCGTCGTGATGGCAGCTGCTGACACCTTAAGGATTGAATTGGTGGACGACTCCGGTGCCGTCACGGTTCTGAAGGACGCTACCCCGGTGGAGGAAGGCGAAATATTCGATTCCGCAGTGATCAGTTGCTCGGCGTTACGTGCATTCTTCGCGAAGGCTGCCGCTGAAGCAAAGGCCGACGGTGTCCTGCTTTCGTTGCACTTGAAGGCAACGATGATGAAAGTGTCCGACCCGATTTTGTTCGGTCACGCGGTCAGCGTTCTGTACGCCGAAGCTTTCGAAAAACATGCTGATGCGTTCGCCGAGGCTGGGGTTGCCCCCAATCAAGGCCTGGGGCAGGTGCTACAGAAAATCGAACAAATGCCAGCTGATACGCGGGCTCTTGTTGAAGCGACCATGGCGAAGATCACTTCCGAATTGCCGGAAATCGCGATGGTGGACTCGGATCGCGGAATCACCAATTTGCATGTGCCGAGCGATGTGATCATCGATGCGTCGATGCCGGCTGCGATTCGCTTGGGGGGCAAGATGTGGGATCGCCAAGGCAAGCCGAAGGACACCGTGGCAATGATCCCGGACCGCTGTTACGCGGGCGTTTATCAGGCGGTCATTGAGGACTGCAAGGCGAACGGCAAGTTCGACGTGACCACCATGGGCAGCGTCGCCAACGTTGGCTTGATGGCGAAGAAAGCCGAAGAGTATGGCTCGCATGACAAGACCTTTGAGATCGCTGCTGCGGGCAAAGTTCGAGTCGTTAACTCGGCCGGTGAAACTCTGCTTGAAAACGATGTTCAAGCCGGTGACGTTTGGCGTGCTTGTCAGGCCAAGGACGTGGCAGTGGTTGATTGGGTCAAGCTGGCTGTTGCCCGTTGCCGTGCGACCGGCGCAGCGACCGTGTTTTGGCTGGATTCCAATCGGGCGCATGATCGCAATCTGATTGCCAAGGTCGAAGCGGAACTCAAGAAATACGACACCGAAGGCCTGGATATTCAAATCCTGGCTCCTGTCGAGGCCACGCTGCACGCTTGCGAGCGGGCTCGCAAGGGGCTGGATTCGATTTCGGTGACAGGGAACGTTTTGCGGGATTACCTGACCGACCTCTTCCCCATCCTCGAATTGGGCACGAGTGCCA
Proteins encoded in this window:
- a CDS encoding SPFH domain-containing protein, translated to MLSLSWFFIGIAVYAAIKILPGCLYTVSPDQRAVKTSFGAAQILPMVAESPDIQPPIDPSLSEDERKRYEYPQVRVIRPGGPYFKLPWENVYKVSVATQAIDISWDPSKAQSTIEAVTKDNLTTGVNGQIRYRVSENNLYPYLFGVSRPLEHVMGYFVSVLRERIANFVDPRGQSLVDETELQAEGSAGEATTDENSSGTAVELSEGVSINDLRKNLPLLNQYMEEQCRSTTGRYGIELDAALITEIDPPPEVDRALSAINSTRNQVAADISTARADAEQQITMSARAVEIATNNAQAEVAPLQELAGTLSSIKKEGGSDCLRAYLRNARVPLFSRAGRVVMTEQKRSS
- the rpsF gene encoding 30S ribosomal protein S6; the encoded protein is MAKVNTYESLFILDSNHYARDPGGVSKQIEEIISEAGGDIHVSRMWMEQKLAYPIDKHQKGTYYLIYFSMDGPSLPKIDRAFKLCEPVVRELTIRLDPRLVEPILANARGENFAGPAGEGAAEGAPEAAATEAGAADEGATEAVAEA
- the ssb gene encoding single-stranded DNA-binding protein yields the protein MASFNRVVLMGNLTRDIELRYLPSGMAVAEFGLAVNDRRKTSDGQWVDDPSFFDITLFGRTAEVASEYLSKGSPVLIEGRLKQDTWEKDGQKRSKVKVIGERMQMVGAKGGGNGGGGGGGAPARQSNPNSQGNNNQQSRPPAQQPARDAQPTGDGPGYDEPDIPF
- a CDS encoding 50S ribosomal protein L25, which translates into the protein MTDVIQATKRDSTGTAATRRLRRAGNVPAVLYGHGEANEHLAIPQSQVKGLLRHHSKMIKLTGAVEETALVSEMQWDPLGIEVIHMDLIRVNLKEKVELTVSVELHGEAAGTREGGILLENLREVEVRCSAGAIPESLILDVNELHLGENATASQLQLPEGVELLTDGDAVLAHVEAPRAQQDEEGTEVQVGAEPEVISKGGGDAEDDA
- the rplI gene encoding 50S ribosomal protein L9, which codes for MTKAATRRANSHFKRLPKGENGGVQLLLIHNVEHLGKQGDLVEVKNGFALNFLLPQGLATIATDHHKRMVEKHREKLRAIELEKLRSYQEQADELGKQSITIEANANDEGHLYGSVGPHEIVDSLKAAGIHLAQDQIRLDGPLKELGLYTVKVHLHSEVEASLKVWVVPTVAAEGGEPGA
- a CDS encoding SPFH domain-containing protein — translated: MPMFLFIVGLLFIPILLWFARAFGIYTCVQECEAQVFTLFGKVIGTLDKAGLHFPVTHFGPHAMLIPFFGKRYVVNTALRQHYLRGQMVNSEEGTPMGVGIWYEMQVEEPVSYLFINANPDGSLQANVTSSTISTLSNLEMETMLEDRHSLSRTVRQAVSPLSEKWGYRLGSVYIRKVEFTDRQMVDNITEKVVKRLVQVTSAMKQDGENRVGLIKSETAFKVSQKMADAAAARPEIVGRKLNEIGKDDPEVLSTVLEIMEVNGLIDSGAAIDILPDNGNMLYQVGGNSGPVTADPINVYEA
- the pth gene encoding aminoacyl-tRNA hydrolase, which translates into the protein MKLIVGLGNPGREYEQTRHNVGFMVASELVRRFMGTPPTPKFKGEVSEVRIGSEKALILCPHTYMNASGQSVRKAIDFYKLETEDLILICDDLNLACGRIRLRRGGSAGGQKGLADTIRHLGTDQYPRLRIGIDRPPAKWQVTDFVLGNFTEEERTNIDPAISRSCDAIECWVKEGITEAMTVYNAPPQT
- a CDS encoding NADP-dependent isocitrate dehydrogenase, giving the protein MPANVSASKTIVYTHTDEAPALATRSLLPILSAFTASSKLSFELKDISLAGRILSSFPERLSQSQQTPDALAELGELVKQPEANVIKLPNVSASIPQLTAAIKELQAKGYDVPDFPANPQTDEEKDIRGRYAKVLGSAVNPVLREGNSDRRVAGPVKKYAQKNPHSMGEWSSESKTRVASMSDGDFYGSEQSVVMAAADTLRIELVDDSGAVTVLKDATPVEEGEIFDSAVISCSALRAFFAKAAAEAKADGVLLSLHLKATMMKVSDPILFGHAVSVLYAEAFEKHADAFAEAGVAPNQGLGQVLQKIEQMPADTRALVEATMAKITSELPEIAMVDSDRGITNLHVPSDVIIDASMPAAIRLGGKMWDRQGKPKDTVAMIPDRCYAGVYQAVIEDCKANGKFDVTTMGSVANVGLMAKKAEEYGSHDKTFEIAAAGKVRVVNSAGETLLENDVQAGDVWRACQAKDVAVVDWVKLAVARCRATGAATVFWLDSNRAHDRNLIAKVEAELKKYDTEGLDIQILAPVEATLHACERARKGLDSISVTGNVLRDYLTDLFPILELGTSAKMLSIVPLLAGGGMFETGAGGSAPKHVQQFESENHLRWDSLGEFLAIAVSLEDMAEKSGISSLAVLATTLNDATDRFLEEDKSPSRKAGELDNRGSHFYLAMYWAQALAEQSGDVDLQKQFQPIAAALTENEAKIVDELNRVQGSPIDIGGYYFPDEEAANVAMRPSPTLNAIINGMQV